ATCTTCTGCTAGATGTGTAAAGATTTCGCCAATCACTGTTTCTTCATCGTATATGGAGGAGCCTGTATTTTCTTCAGGCTGGGCGAAAGGAATATGGGCAATCACTTCAGTTTGGAGTAATTTTGCCAATTGTTCGGCTCCACCTTGTCCAAATAGATAGTTTTTTTGACCATCTGCCCCTTCAAAATAAGCCATGTTTTCAACTACACCAAGAATAGAATGTTTCGTATGTTGAGCCATTAAGCCTGCACGGGATGCGACGTGAGAAGCAGCCAAATGCGGTGTCGTTACGATAATTTCTTGTGCTTGTGGAATCATCGCCGCCATATCAATCGCCACATCCCCAGTTCCTGGTGGTAAATCAATTAGCAGAAAATCCAACTCTCCCCATAAAGTGTTGACAAGGAAATTGCGCATCCATTTGTTGAGCATTGGTCCACGCCACATAACAGGTTGGTTCCCATTGGTGAAAAAGCCCATTGACATCAATTTAACCCCATGACTTTCAACTGGAATCGCAATTTGGTCAAGCATGGTAGGTTTTTGCTCAATGTTCATCATAGCAGGGATACTAAAGCCATAAATATCAGCATCTAGTATGCCTACACGTTTGCCAAGACGGGCAAGAGCGACTGCTAAATTAATGGTCACTGTCGACTTCCCAACGCCGCCTTTACCACTTGTGATGGCAATAAACTGCACTCCTGAATGAAGATGCAACATGTTTGGCATTCCTTGTTCGTTGACATTCTTCGCTTGTAGAGAGGTCGATAGTGTACGTCGTTCCTGTTCAGTCATCGCGCCAAAGGTAATAGCAACACTGGAGGCACCAATCGCTTGTAGTGCCTCCTCCACATCTTGCTGGATTTTCGCTTTTAACGGACAGCCTGATATAGTTAACATAATATCCAGTGATAGATGGGTGCCGCTTATGTGAATATTGCGTACCATATTTAATGTGACAATACTCTGATGAAGCTCAGGATCTTGAACTTGTTGTAATGCGTTGATAACATCTTCTTGTACTAACATATTCGAACCACCTTATTCTTTTAACCCTTTGCCAAGTCCCTTTAAGAAATGCACACCAAAATTAAGTGCGCGATTGACATCTGGATCATTTAACATTTTGACTAGTTTAAAGGCACTAACTTTGTCATCGGATTCAAGTGCTTTGTTAGCTTCCTCTACACCTGAATTTAAGCCTTCAATCAGCTTAGTCGTTGTTTCAGGATTTAGCTCTGTCAATGCTCCCGCAACACCCATTAAATTATTAATGATATTGGTTACAGGCTTTCGTGTTAATTGTCCAAGTGCAACATGAGCCACTTCTTCTTTAGCTTCTAGTAGTTTCATTGCAGCTTCTAGTGCACCGATATCATTTAATTCAGCTATAATATGCAATACTTGTTGGACCGCTTCTTCTTGCTCAGAAAGTAGTTGTTTAAGATTATCTAATTTTTGTTCTTTGAGCTGTTCGTCTGTTACTTGTTGTTTTTTTATGCTTGTAATGGGTTCAGCCATGTTCTCACTCTCTTTCGTTTAGGGTTGTTAAGTGAACGTAGCCAGGACGATTCCATTTTCGTTGTACCTCTACACCATTTTGAGGATGACGCTTTTTATAGCGCGGGTTAGTGCGCGGCAGCGGCGTCTTGCCTTTTGCTTTTAGCACCTCTACTCGAACTTTTGTTTGTTTGTACGCGGGTGTTGATGTATTAATATCTGCTGCAGGACCAGTTAAGAAGTTAATAGCTGAATCTTTGCTAACAGAGTTCATAGGTAAAAATAATTCATTCCCTTGCACGCGATCTGTTACTAATGCATTGAGCTTTAATGCGCCATATGGAGATACTAAACGGAGTAGGGCGCCATCTTCAATGCCTCGTTCTTTCGCCAATTGTGGTGATACTTCAACGAAAATTTCTGGTACCTTTGATTGGATACCTTTCGATTTATTTGTTAGATTTCCTTCGTGGAAGTGCTCAAGCATACGACCGTTATTAATATGACAATCGTATTGTGCCTCAAATTCAACTGGTTGCACCCAATCATGTAAAGCAAAACGAGCTTTTTTATCTGGGAAGTTAAAACCATCTTCATATAATAATGGTGTATCTTTTCCATCATGACTACCCCAACAGAAGCTACCCCAGCCTTCTAAGACATCATAGTTGGCTTGTGAGAATAGTGGAGACAAACTCGCCATTTCATCGAAAATTTCACTTGGATGATTATACTGCCAATCTGCTCCTAATCGACGTGCAACTGCTTGGAGGATTTCCCAATCAGCTTTCGACTCACCGAGTGTTGGCAAAACTTGATAGAGACGCTGAACGCGACGTTCTGTATTCGTGAATGTGCCTTCTTTTTCAAGCGAAGGGGCTGCTGGTAAAATCACATCTGCATATTGGGCAGTACGTGATAGGAAGCAATCTTGGACAACAAAAAATTCTATTTGTGAAAGTACCTCATCTACATGGTTAGCATTACAGTCAACAAGTGCCATATCCTCGCCCACTAAATACATCGCTTTCATTTTACCTTCCATAATAGCATCTAACATTTGCATATTATTTCGACCTGGTTGAGATTGAATAGGGACACCATAAGCTTTTTCGAATTTTGCTCTTGCTTCATCATCGGTCACTTTTTGGTAGCCTGGCAATAGATTTGGTAATGTCCCCATATCACAGGCACCTTGAACATTATTGTGACCGCGTAGCGGGTAAGCCCCAGCCCCAGGACGACGATAGTTACCCGTTGCTAATAGTAAATTCGAAATAGCGGCTGATGTATAAGAGCCTCCCGTATTTTGCGTGACACCCATACCCCAAAGAACACAAGTGCCATCTGCATCACGAATCATTTCAGCCACTTCAATCAATGTTTCCTTGCTAATTCCGGTCATATTTTGAGCGTAATCAAGTGTATAGGTTGCAAGCACTTGTTTAAAATCTTCAAAATGCAGGACATTGTCTTGAATAAAGGCTTCATCATGCCATCCTTGATCGATGATATATTTGGTAACCGCCATAATCCACACTTGGTCAGTACCTTGTTTTGGACGCATAAAGATGTCTGAACGCTCAGCCATTTCATGTTTACGAATATCGGCAACGATTAATTTTTGACCATGTAATTTGTGTGCACGTTTCACACGTGTTGCTAAAACAGGATGGCCTTCAGCTGGGTTAGCACCAACAATAATGACAAGGCCTGCTTTAGCAATATCTTGAATCGTACCAGCGTCACCGCCTAAACCTACTGTACGTAATAAACCGTCTGTAGCTGGAGACTGACAATAACGGGAGCAATTATCGACGTCATTTGTGGCAAATAATTGACGCGCCATTTTTTGTATTAAGTAATTTTCTTCATTTGTAATTTTAGAAGAAGAGATAAAACCGACAGAACCAGGACCATATTGTTGTTGAATACCACCGAGTTTTGTGGCAATTAAATCCAACGCTTCATCCCAAGAAGATTCAACAAACTCATTATTTTTACGAATAAGTGGTTTTGTAATACGTTCTTCCGAATTGATGAAATCCCAACCGAATTTTCCTTTTACACATGTAGAGATTGCATTGACCGGACCATCTGAAGGTTGTACTTTTAAAATTTTGCGGTCTTTTGTCCAAACTTCGAATGAACAACCTACACCGCAGAAAGTACAAACTGTTTTTGTTTTTTTCGTGCGCTTACTACGCATGGCTGCTTCCACTTCAGAAACGGCAAAAATACCGCTATATCCTGGTTCAACTTCTTTAATCAAACGAATCATTGGATCTAACATATCTTGTTTCAAACCCGTCATAAATCCAGCCTCTCCAAGCATGGACTTTTCCATTAAGGCATTACAAGGACAAACGGTAACACATTGACCGCAGCTTACACAGGAAGAATCATTAATGGCAACACCTTTATCCCAAATAACACGTGGTCTTTCTGCTTCCCAATCGAGGGATAATGTTTCGTTTACCTGTAAATTTTGACAAACTTCTACACATTGCCCACATGCAATACATTGGTTCGGATCATAGCGGTAAAAAGGGTGTGACATGTCTACTTCATGTGGTTCAACTTTCGGTTTGTACGGATATTTTTGATGCTCGATTTCCATTAATTCGGCTGTATTGTGTAATGTACAATTTCCGTTGTTATTATCACACACTGTACAGTACAGTAAATGGTTTTCGAGTAGACGGTCCATCGCTTCTGTTTGTGCCGCTTTTGCTTTGTCAGAAGCTAATAACACATTCATGCCATCAATTGCCTTAGTGGAGCAAGAACGAACTAATTGGCCATTCACCTCCACGATACATGTATCACATGTTTCGATTGGGTCTACAGCGGGCACATGACAAATCTGTGGATGAGGAATGTCATGTTGGTTAATCGTATCAAGAATCGTAGCTCCTTCTTTGACATCATACGGTACCCCATTAATATGAATTTGAGTCAAGATAACTTCCTCCTTTTGCACTTTGAGACTCTTTAGACAACTTGTTACGGCTTAAGACAAAAAGGGAATGACGAATTGAGTTGATGATTGAATTGATTGTCTTGTTATCATTGTAATTCCCACTCGGTCTTTAATCTACCTAGAAATAGTTAAATGTCTAGTTCATAACAAGTTATCCATGTCTTGGTTCATGAAAATAAAAAAATCCACCATGAAATTACATGTCCAAGACATGCTAATCATTCATGGTGGATAAAATTCTTAGCAGGTCTTGCTAAAAACTCAATCTACTTTTATGTTTAATAACAATAGAATTTAACTATTAAAACCACTTTCCAACATCGTGAGATAGGGATCAAAATAGATAAACTCCATTTGGAATAACAATAATTATAGCCTTTTTCTACAAAATGAACAATATTTATCATAAAAAATTATTAGATGATAATGGTTATCAAAAAGTATTTTCTCTTTTAATTTTTTTCAAGTTGCTATATCATTAACAAACTGTAAGGGTGACCGTCATATCAAATTGACTAAAAAAGTTTTATTACGATGGGAGAATCGTTGCTATGTCTAAAAAAATACATGAATTTAATGATATGATACGTAAATTAAGAAAAGAAGTATTTGGTAAAGGGCCAGAGCGTATTCATACAGTTTTTGTCGAGAATATGGCTGTATCTACTTTGTATGGAAATATAACACCAACGGAAAAATTTATTGCCAGTACACCAGAAGGGCTAAAAATGGTGCATGCTGCAAGGACAACTATGATTCAAGATTTATATGCCCAATCACCACCAGAGGGTATGGAAGAATTGATGGGCAGCAAATTGCTCCACTTATTTTCAGATATTAAAATTGAAGAGGATTTTGCAATTTCCGTCTTCGTTTTTGAAAAGAATATCAGTGTTTAAAGGGGATGCCTTATGGAACGAGCAATCACAAGGAAAATTATGCGCGTTGAAGGACAGCAAGTAAAAGAAATAGATGATGTAATCGTCACAGAATACGCTGTAACTGTCAAAATCAATCAGCAAGAATTTGTCACGATGGTATGTTCACCAGAGTATGTGGAAGATATGGTTATTGGCTACTTAGCTTCCGAACGAGTTATTCGTAGCTTTGATGATATTGAGGAAATTTGGCACCAAGAAAAAGAAGGCTTTGTGCATATTAAAACAAAACATGTTAATCCCTATTACCAGCAGACGCAAAACAAACGCTATATTACCTCTTGTTGTGGTATGAGTCGACAAGGATTTGTTTTTACGAATGATGCATTAGTGGCGAAAAAAATGGACGATGTGCATGTGCAAATCACAACCGAGGATTGCTTCCGTTTAATGCATGATATGCAGGAAGGTGCAGACATTTTTAAGCAAACGGGTGGTGTGCACAATGCTGCACTATGTAATGTCAATGGCATTATCTTAAGTCGCATGGATATTGGGCGTCATAATGCATTAGATAAAATTTACGGCTATTGTCTGCGCAACAATATCAGTATGCAAGATAAAATTATCGTCTTTAGTGGACGACTATCGTCAGAAATTTTACTAAAGGTCTCAAAAATAGGCTGTGAAATCGTGCTATCTAAATCAGCACCAACTGAGTTGGCATTGCAATTAGCCGAGCAGCTTGGCATTACAACGGTAGGTTTTATCCGACAACAAGCTCTGAATATTTATACACAGCCACAACGCATCCTACTACCAGCCCAGAATGCACGGAAAGAAGGAGATTAAATGCCGGCTCTACAAGACCAATTCAATAGACCTTTAAGAGACTTAAGAATATCTGTAACAGATCGCTGTAATTTCCGTTGTCGCTATTGTATGCCAGCTGAAGTATTTGGTCCAGATTATGCATTTTTACCGTCTAATAAAATATTAACTTTTGATGAGATTGAACGATTAGTAAAAATATTTGCGTCATTCAATGTGAAAAAAATACGAATTACAGGTGGAGAGCCCTTGCTTCGTCGTGATTTACCAGCATTAATTGCACGCATTCACCGCATTGAAGGTGTAGAAGATATTGCTTTAACAACAAATGGCACTTTATTAAAAAAATATGCACCAGCATTGGCTCAAGCAGGCTTAACTCGCGTTTCAGTTAGTCTAGATTCATTGAATGATGAACGGTTTTTGGAGATGAACGGACGTCGAGGTAAGGTATTAACGGTGTTAGAGGGCATTGAAAAGGCTGCGGAAGCAGGTTTACAAGTGAAAATTAATATGGTTGTGCAAAAAGGAAAGAATGACCAGGATATTGTTACAATGGCACAATATTTTAAAGAAAAACAGCATATTTTACGTTTTATTGAATATATGGATGTAGGCAATTCGAATGGTTGGAACTTACAGGATGTTGTGTCGAAGCAGGATATTATTGCGAGAGTCCATCAATTTTCTCCGTTACAGCAAGTAGCACCTAATTACAAAGGGGAAGTGGCATCACGTTATCAATATCAAGATGCACAAGGGGAAATAGGGGTGATTTCATCCGTTACAGATTCCTTCTGTTCCAATTGTTCACGTGCTCGTCTTTCGGCAGAAGGTACCTTATATACTTGTTTATTTGCAACAGAGGGAACAGATTTAAGAGAGCTGTTACGATCAGGACAAGATGATGCCGCTATCCGCGAGTGCATATCGAAGGTATGGGAAACAAGAGACGATCGTTACTCAGATGAACGCAATGAACAAACGATAACAACAAGGAAAAATACAAAAATTGAAATGTCTCATATTGGGGGGTAGTGCAAAAAAACAGAAAAAATCGGCAAAGTGATGCCGAATTTTTCTGTTTATTTATGCACAAAAGTGCCGCTTTTTCCACCCGTTTTTTCAACAAGATAGGTATCTTTAATGACCATCGTTTTATCAACTGCTTTACACATATCATAAAAAGTTAAGGCAGCGATCGTCACGGCTGTGAGGGCTTCCATTTCAACACCCGTTTTCCCACTGCATTTGACAGTAGCTTGAATATGCAGCTCATAGCCCTTCTCCACTTTTTCATAGTTAAATTGGAAATCCGTGCCTTGTAGCATGATGGGATGGCACATGGGAATAAGATCAGCGGTCTTTTTAGCCCCCATAATCCCTGCAATTTGGGCAACTTGTGTAGGATCGCCTTTTTTAATGCCACCTTGTTGGATGGCTTCATAGACAGTATCGGATAACGTGATTGTGCTACGCGCAATGGCCGTTCGTGTTGTGATTTCTTTTTCTGAAATATCAACCATTTTAGGGCGACCTTCTTCGTTCCAGTGTGTAAAATTATTCATTATTAGACTCCTTTTTCCTTGTTTGAGACCAGTCTTGTTGTGCATTAATATTGATAAATGTTGTGTCATCGTCATCAAAGGGGACGTAACAAACTCGCAGTTGCTCTAACAGTACTTTCATACTTCGTTTGTTTTGTTTCGTTAATTGTTGTGCTTTAGGTAAAGCTGTACGTCGAAATAATGCAGCTAATGGCTGATGTTTTTGCGCCTGCATAGGAACGATTGCATCATAATCGTCACTTATTCGACCGACCATTTTTTTGATAAAATCAGCATTCATATAAGGCATATCGCTAGCCACGACAAAAAACCATGCCACATCAGGGTAGGCTGTCATGATATGATGTAAAGCAAAAAGTGGTCCTTGATGTAGCTGTTTGTCGATAATCCATTGGACGTTTTCCTGCTCAAACTGATGTTGTAACTGTGCGTTTGTAGCGATAATAATAGGGGATAGCTGATTTTTTTGTAAAGCGATGAGACTATGCTTGTATAAAGGCTGCCCAGCAAACAGCTCGAACATTTTAGGTTTACCATATCGAGAGGATTGACCACCTGCTAATATAATACCAGCAATTTTCATAGACGATTCAACTCACCAACAAAATGTTGAACAGTGGGTACTATAAGTTTCGTCATAGCTAGTGATACCGCATTTGTGGAACCAGGTAAAACATAGATGGCTGTTTGTTGAATACTCCCAGCAGTGGCACGACTAAACATTGCCCTTGGGCCAATTTCGTCATAGCTAAGTGTTCGAAATAACTCACCAAATCCCATCATTTCCTTTTCGAAAAGAGGCAAAATGGTATCGTAAGTTTGGTCTCTTGGTGTAAAGCCTGTTCCGCCCGTTACGATAATGGTATTGATGGATGGGTCACTGGACCATTGTTTCACATAACGAGCGATATCCCGTGGTTCATCCTTTGTGAGTTGGTAGTCCACTACTTCGAAAGTTGCTTCTTGAAGTAAAGTTTGAATACGCTGTCCAGCGTGATCATTTGCCTTTGTGCGTGTGTCACTGACAGTTAAAAGAGCAACTTGAATGGGTTGCTGATGATATGTGGGATGCACAGTAAAGACCTCCTTCAAAATTACTAAAAAACATTGCTTTTATTATAATGCTATAAATAAAAAGGTCAAACGATATTCATAGAAAGAAAGGCTCATATGTATGCAAAATAGATATTCGAGACAACAATTATTTACCCCTATCGGACAATCTGGGCAAGTATCGATCCAACAAAAACATGCCCTTATAATAGGTGTCGGTGCATTGGGGAGTGCTAGTGCCGAAGCGCTTGTACGTGCTGGTATCGGCAAGTTAACACTGATTGATCGTGATTATGTAGAGTGGAGTAATTTACAAAGGCAACAATTATATACAGAGCAAGATGCCCAAGAAAAAATGCCAAAAGTTATCGCAGCTAAAAAACGTCTGCAAGAAATTAACACAGAGGTTGAAATCAATGTTGCCATTATGGATGCATGTATAGAGACTTTGCTACCATTGCTAAAAGATGTAGATGTAATGGTTGATGCGACTGATAATTTTGATGTGCGTTTTCTAATGAATGACCTTGCACAAAAGTATCGAATTCCGTGGGTGTACGGCTCTTGTGTCGGTAGTTATGGCGCAACCTATACGATTGTGCCAGGCAAAACACCTTGTTTGCACTGCTTATTAAAAGCAATACCCCAAACAGGGATAACTTGTGATACGGTAGGTATTATTAGCCCAACGGTTCAAATCGTTGCCGCATATCAAGTGGCTGAAGTATTAAAACTGCTTGTTGGAGATGACAAAGCGCTACGAAAAAGCTATTTAACATTTGATGTTTGGCAAAATCAACACTATGAAATCAATGTCGATAAAATGAGACAGGCTGATTGTCCATCTTGCGGCAATGCGCCAACATATCCTTATTTATCCTATGAAAATCAAACGAAATTACAAATACTTTGTGGACGGGACGCTGTGCAAATTCGCCCACCAAAGCCCATTTACTATCAGTTCGAGCAGTTGGCACATCAGCTTCGTTCCTATGGTGAAATTCAGATGAATCCTTATTTGCTTTCTTGTCAAGCGGACGATTATCGAATCGTTATTTTTCAAGATGGGCGAGTTGTGATTCATGGTATACAAGATATACAAAAAGCTAAAACGATTTACTATCGGTTATTAGGTTAAAGGAGTGTACTAAATGCTAGAAAAAAGACAACCAATTCCTGTGGCAGAAGCTGTTCATCGTGTAATGGACTATGCCTTTCAAGCACAAAATGAGCTCGTGCCATTAACACAAGCTCATGGTCGCTTTATAGCGGAAGCGATTCGAGCCGACCAAGATGTACCCGCTTTTGATCGTTCACCGTATGATGGTTATGCTATTCGTTCTATTGATAGTCAAGGAGCTTGTTCACAAAAGCCAGTTCGATTTCAGGTCGTTGGCGAGATTGGTGCAGGCTATGTCTATGATGGTGTAGTGGAGGAAAGACAAGCTGTTCGCATTATGACAGGAGCCCCTATACCACAAGGCTGTGATGTGGTGGTAATGCTTGAGTTAACCAATACTTTTGAAGAAAATCATCAAAAGTATATGTCGATTAAACGTTCTTTTGAAGCGGGGACTAATATTTCCTATAAGGGGGAAGAGGTACACCAGGGTACAATCCTTATTGACAAAGGTCAATATATTAACCCTGGTGTAATGGCTTTGCTCGCTACGTTTGGCTACGAGCAAGTACCGGTTTATCGTAAAATGGTCATTGGCGTGATAGCCACGGGTAGCGAATTAC
This DNA window, taken from Lysinibacillus sp. FSL M8-0337, encodes the following:
- the fdhF gene encoding formate dehydrogenase subunit alpha; its protein translation is MTQIHINGVPYDVKEGATILDTINQHDIPHPQICHVPAVDPIETCDTCIVEVNGQLVRSCSTKAIDGMNVLLASDKAKAAQTEAMDRLLENHLLYCTVCDNNNGNCTLHNTAELMEIEHQKYPYKPKVEPHEVDMSHPFYRYDPNQCIACGQCVEVCQNLQVNETLSLDWEAERPRVIWDKGVAINDSSCVSCGQCVTVCPCNALMEKSMLGEAGFMTGLKQDMLDPMIRLIKEVEPGYSGIFAVSEVEAAMRSKRTKKTKTVCTFCGVGCSFEVWTKDRKILKVQPSDGPVNAISTCVKGKFGWDFINSEERITKPLIRKNNEFVESSWDEALDLIATKLGGIQQQYGPGSVGFISSSKITNEENYLIQKMARQLFATNDVDNCSRYCQSPATDGLLRTVGLGGDAGTIQDIAKAGLVIIVGANPAEGHPVLATRVKRAHKLHGQKLIVADIRKHEMAERSDIFMRPKQGTDQVWIMAVTKYIIDQGWHDEAFIQDNVLHFEDFKQVLATYTLDYAQNMTGISKETLIEVAEMIRDADGTCVLWGMGVTQNTGGSYTSAAISNLLLATGNYRRPGAGAYPLRGHNNVQGACDMGTLPNLLPGYQKVTDDEARAKFEKAYGVPIQSQPGRNNMQMLDAIMEGKMKAMYLVGEDMALVDCNANHVDEVLSQIEFFVVQDCFLSRTAQYADVILPAAPSLEKEGTFTNTERRVQRLYQVLPTLGESKADWEILQAVARRLGADWQYNHPSEIFDEMASLSPLFSQANYDVLEGWGSFCWGSHDGKDTPLLYEDGFNFPDKKARFALHDWVQPVEFEAQYDCHINNGRMLEHFHEGNLTNKSKGIQSKVPEIFVEVSPQLAKERGIEDGALLRLVSPYGALKLNALVTDRVQGNELFLPMNSVSKDSAINFLTGPAADINTSTPAYKQTKVRVEVLKAKGKTPLPRTNPRYKKRHPQNGVEVQRKWNRPGYVHLTTLNERE
- the moaA gene encoding GTP 3',8-cyclase MoaA, which codes for MPALQDQFNRPLRDLRISVTDRCNFRCRYCMPAEVFGPDYAFLPSNKILTFDEIERLVKIFASFNVKKIRITGGEPLLRRDLPALIARIHRIEGVEDIALTTNGTLLKKYAPALAQAGLTRVSVSLDSLNDERFLEMNGRRGKVLTVLEGIEKAAEAGLQVKINMVVQKGKNDQDIVTMAQYFKEKQHILRFIEYMDVGNSNGWNLQDVVSKQDIIARVHQFSPLQQVAPNYKGEVASRYQYQDAQGEIGVISSVTDSFCSNCSRARLSAEGTLYTCLFATEGTDLRELLRSGQDDAAIRECISKVWETRDDRYSDERNEQTITTRKNTKIEMSHIGG
- a CDS encoding DUF1641 domain-containing protein; amino-acid sequence: MAEPITSIKKQQVTDEQLKEQKLDNLKQLLSEQEEAVQQVLHIIAELNDIGALEAAMKLLEAKEEVAHVALGQLTRKPVTNIINNLMGVAGALTELNPETTTKLIEGLNSGVEEANKALESDDKVSAFKLVKMLNDPDVNRALNFGVHFLKGLGKGLKE
- a CDS encoding MogA/MoaB family molybdenum cofactor biosynthesis protein, with translation MHPTYHQQPIQVALLTVSDTRTKANDHAGQRIQTLLQEATFEVVDYQLTKDEPRDIARYVKQWSSDPSINTIIVTGGTGFTPRDQTYDTILPLFEKEMMGFGELFRTLSYDEIGPRAMFSRATAGSIQQTAIYVLPGSTNAVSLAMTKLIVPTVQHFVGELNRL
- a CDS encoding molybdenum cofactor guanylyltransferase → MKIAGIILAGGQSSRYGKPKMFELFAGQPLYKHSLIALQKNQLSPIIIATNAQLQHQFEQENVQWIIDKQLHQGPLFALHHIMTAYPDVAWFFVVASDMPYMNADFIKKMVGRISDDYDAIVPMQAQKHQPLAALFRRTALPKAQQLTKQNKRSMKVLLEQLRVCYVPFDDDDTTFININAQQDWSQTRKKESNNE
- the fdhD gene encoding formate dehydrogenase accessory sulfurtransferase FdhD; the encoded protein is MERAITRKIMRVEGQQVKEIDDVIVTEYAVTVKINQQEFVTMVCSPEYVEDMVIGYLASERVIRSFDDIEEIWHQEKEGFVHIKTKHVNPYYQQTQNKRYITSCCGMSRQGFVFTNDALVAKKMDDVHVQITTEDCFRLMHDMQEGADIFKQTGGVHNAALCNVNGIILSRMDIGRHNALDKIYGYCLRNNISMQDKIIVFSGRLSSEILLKVSKIGCEIVLSKSAPTELALQLAEQLGITTVGFIRQQALNIYTQPQRILLPAQNARKEGD
- a CDS encoding thiazole biosynthesis adenylyltransferase ThiF — protein: MQNRYSRQQLFTPIGQSGQVSIQQKHALIIGVGALGSASAEALVRAGIGKLTLIDRDYVEWSNLQRQQLYTEQDAQEKMPKVIAAKKRLQEINTEVEINVAIMDACIETLLPLLKDVDVMVDATDNFDVRFLMNDLAQKYRIPWVYGSCVGSYGATYTIVPGKTPCLHCLLKAIPQTGITCDTVGIISPTVQIVAAYQVAEVLKLLVGDDKALRKSYLTFDVWQNQHYEINVDKMRQADCPSCGNAPTYPYLSYENQTKLQILCGRDAVQIRPPKPIYYQFEQLAHQLRSYGEIQMNPYLLSCQADDYRIVIFQDGRVVIHGIQDIQKAKTIYYRLLG
- a CDS encoding DUF2294 domain-containing protein — protein: MSKKIHEFNDMIRKLRKEVFGKGPERIHTVFVENMAVSTLYGNITPTEKFIASTPEGLKMVHAARTTMIQDLYAQSPPEGMEELMGSKLLHLFSDIKIEEDFAISVFVFEKNISV
- the moaC gene encoding cyclic pyranopterin monophosphate synthase MoaC codes for the protein MNNFTHWNEEGRPKMVDISEKEITTRTAIARSTITLSDTVYEAIQQGGIKKGDPTQVAQIAGIMGAKKTADLIPMCHPIMLQGTDFQFNYEKVEKGYELHIQATVKCSGKTGVEMEALTAVTIAALTFYDMCKAVDKTMVIKDTYLVEKTGGKSGTFVHK
- a CDS encoding Mrp/NBP35 family ATP-binding protein, with amino-acid sequence MLVQEDVINALQQVQDPELHQSIVTLNMVRNIHISGTHLSLDIMLTISGCPLKAKIQQDVEEALQAIGASSVAITFGAMTEQERRTLSTSLQAKNVNEQGMPNMLHLHSGVQFIAITSGKGGVGKSTVTINLAVALARLGKRVGILDADIYGFSIPAMMNIEQKPTMLDQIAIPVESHGVKLMSMGFFTNGNQPVMWRGPMLNKWMRNFLVNTLWGELDFLLIDLPPGTGDVAIDMAAMIPQAQEIIVTTPHLAASHVASRAGLMAQHTKHSILGVVENMAYFEGADGQKNYLFGQGGAEQLAKLLQTEVIAHIPFAQPEENTGSSIYDEETVIGEIFTHLAEDLLFQ